One window from the genome of Metabacillus flavus encodes:
- the flgB gene encoding flagellar basal body rod protein FlgB → MLFSNTINSLENALKTSNIQQKVISNNIANADTPGYKAKKVSFQNVLSSEMDSMKATRTDQRHYEFTNASSAGAVIKNKNSSYHPNGNSVDIDQEMSDLAKNQIQYNALVDRLNGKFKSLQTVLTGGR, encoded by the coding sequence GTGCTCTTCTCAAATACAATTAATTCTCTTGAAAATGCTCTCAAAACATCCAATATACAGCAAAAAGTAATCTCAAATAACATTGCCAATGCAGATACCCCTGGATATAAAGCCAAAAAGGTATCTTTTCAGAATGTTCTAAGCAGCGAGATGGATTCCATGAAGGCGACTAGGACGGATCAGAGACACTATGAATTTACCAATGCCTCCTCAGCTGGAGCAGTGATTAAAAATAAGAACAGTTCTTATCACCCGAACGGAAACAGTGTAGACATTGATCAGGAAATGTCCGATCTTGCAAAAAACCAAATTCAGTACAACGCTCTTGTAGACAGATTAAATGGCAAGTTCAAATCGCTTCAAACAGTTTTAACGGGAGGGAGATAA
- the flgC gene encoding flagellar basal body rod protein FlgC, translated as MTIFNSLNTSASALTAQRLRMDAVSSNIANAETTRGKFVDGEWQPYKRKMVEIKEKDSFSSMLSRAGTGHAGNGVQVTEISEDSSPFKLVYDPAHPDADAQGYVKMPNVDPLKEMTDLISSTRSYEANVTVFNASKSMLLKALEIGK; from the coding sequence ATGACCATTTTTAACAGCTTAAATACTTCTGCATCAGCTCTAACGGCACAGCGTCTGAGAATGGATGCTGTCTCCTCGAATATTGCAAATGCTGAAACGACCAGAGGCAAATTCGTTGATGGTGAGTGGCAGCCTTATAAAAGGAAAATGGTGGAGATAAAAGAGAAGGACAGCTTTTCCTCAATGCTTTCAAGGGCGGGAACCGGCCATGCAGGGAACGGAGTGCAGGTAACCGAAATCAGTGAAGATTCTTCTCCCTTTAAATTAGTTTATGACCCTGCGCATCCAGATGCAGATGCTCAAGGATATGTGAAGATGCCGAATGTTGATCCGCTGAAGGAAATGACGGATCTGATCAGCAGTACGCGTTCATACGAGGCAAACGTAACCGTGTTTAATGCGTCAAAAAGCATGCTCTTAAAAGCATTAGAAATTGGAAAGTAA
- the fliE gene encoding flagellar hook-basal body complex protein FliE, with the protein MMNGITPISLQNISMTANTAAPAKTQAGQFGDMLKNAMNEVNRTQLESDKMTGALAKGQNVELQDVMIAAEKASVTLLSAVEMRNKAIEAYQEVMRMQM; encoded by the coding sequence ATGATGAATGGAATTACCCCAATATCACTTCAAAATATTAGCATGACTGCGAATACTGCGGCACCAGCAAAAACACAGGCTGGCCAATTCGGTGACATGCTGAAAAATGCTATGAATGAAGTAAACCGTACACAGCTTGAGTCGGATAAAATGACAGGAGCACTGGCAAAAGGGCAAAATGTGGAATTGCAGGATGTAATGATTGCCGCTGAAAAGGCAAGTGTAACTTTATTATCAGCAGTTGAAATGAGAAACAAAGCGATCGAAGCCTATCAGGAAGTAATGCGCATGCAAATGTAA
- the fliF gene encoding flagellar basal-body MS-ring/collar protein FliF, producing MNQKLREIGEKILLFWRGKSKGQKGMLIGSFLAAVILISVLAFFLSRPNLVPLYKELTLEESGQIKETLDGRGIQSEIADSGTTILVPAEMVNSLKVDLAAEGLPESGTIDYSFFGQNVGFGMTDNEFDVLKLKATQTELANLIKGIEGVKDASVMINLPQDTVFVGEEAEQASASIVVTMKPGNKLDQTRVDALYHLISKSVPNLPADNIVIMDDNFNYFDQNKENDPTVSNYASQHDIKKGIERDLQQQVQKMLGTMIGQDKVVVSVTTDLDFTQENREENLVEPVDKENMAGIQVSAERISEAYTGDGAQAAGGTAGMNEGDVPNYEQSDQNGNGDYERTEERINNEVNRIKKQIVESPYKIRDLGIQVMVEPPNPENPGSIPQERVDDIRQMLSTIVRTSINKDANADPISDQDIESKIVVSVQPFAGKMKALEDASSPAVPMWVYIAGGVLLAVILLLIFLLFRKRRKEEDEYEEELVTVPINVPDVNEETESEATVRRKQLEKLAKEKPEDFAKLLRTWLSED from the coding sequence ATGAATCAAAAGCTTAGAGAAATAGGTGAAAAAATCCTCCTGTTCTGGAGGGGGAAGTCAAAGGGTCAAAAAGGAATGCTGATTGGCAGTTTCCTTGCGGCGGTTATTCTGATTTCCGTCCTGGCCTTCTTTTTATCCAGGCCTAATCTAGTGCCTTTATATAAAGAACTGACTCTTGAAGAATCCGGTCAAATTAAAGAAACGCTTGACGGAAGAGGAATTCAATCTGAAATTGCAGACAGCGGAACGACAATACTTGTTCCTGCTGAAATGGTAAACAGCCTAAAAGTGGACCTTGCAGCCGAAGGGCTCCCGGAGAGCGGTACCATCGACTATTCCTTCTTCGGACAAAATGTCGGATTTGGGATGACAGATAATGAATTCGATGTATTGAAACTGAAGGCAACACAAACAGAGCTTGCGAACCTCATTAAAGGAATTGAGGGAGTCAAAGACGCGAGTGTCATGATCAATCTGCCGCAGGATACGGTCTTTGTCGGAGAGGAAGCAGAACAGGCCTCTGCTTCCATAGTTGTGACGATGAAGCCCGGAAACAAATTGGATCAGACAAGAGTGGACGCTCTTTACCATCTGATATCCAAAAGTGTACCGAACCTTCCTGCTGATAATATCGTTATAATGGATGATAACTTTAATTATTTTGACCAAAATAAGGAAAATGATCCGACTGTGAGCAATTATGCAAGTCAGCACGATATCAAGAAGGGAATCGAGCGGGATCTGCAGCAGCAGGTGCAAAAAATGCTAGGTACGATGATCGGACAGGATAAAGTAGTCGTGTCCGTGACAACCGATCTTGACTTTACTCAGGAAAACCGGGAAGAAAATCTGGTTGAACCGGTGGATAAAGAGAATATGGCAGGAATCCAGGTCAGTGCAGAGCGTATTTCAGAAGCCTATACAGGGGATGGTGCTCAGGCAGCTGGAGGTACGGCAGGGATGAATGAAGGCGACGTTCCTAATTATGAACAATCTGATCAAAATGGAAATGGGGATTACGAGCGGACAGAGGAACGAATCAACAATGAGGTTAACAGGATAAAAAAACAGATTGTTGAAAGTCCCTATAAAATAAGAGATTTAGGGATTCAGGTAATGGTTGAACCTCCTAATCCTGAAAATCCTGGATCCATTCCGCAGGAAAGAGTGGATGATATCAGACAGATGCTGTCTACGATCGTCAGAACGTCCATCAATAAAGATGCAAATGCTGATCCAATTTCAGATCAGGATATTGAAAGCAAGATTGTCGTATCCGTTCAGCCGTTTGCCGGAAAGATGAAAGCACTTGAAGATGCTTCATCACCCGCTGTTCCTATGTGGGTATATATTGCCGGAGGTGTGCTCCTGGCTGTCATACTATTGCTTATTTTCCTTCTCTTCAGAAAAAGAAGAAAAGAAGAGGATGAGTATGAGGAAGAATTGGTCACGGTTCCAATTAACGTGCCTGATGTGAATGAAGAAACAGAGTCAGAAGCAACGGTAAGAAGAAAACAGCTTGAAAAGCTTGCGAAAGAAAAGCCGGAAGATTTTGCGAAGCTTCTCAGAACCTGGCTCTCAGAAGATTAA
- the fliG gene encoding flagellar motor switch protein FliG, whose translation MARRDQTRLSGKQKAAILLISLGPDVSASVYKHLSEEEIERLTLEISGVRTVDSIKKEDILEEFHEIAMAQDFISSGGIAYAKEVLERALGGERATSIISRLTSTLQVKPFDFARKAEPTQILNFIQNEHPQTISLILSYLDPTQAGQILSELPQEVQADIARRIAVMDRTSPEIIYEVEQILEKKLSSAFTQDYTQTGGVEAVVEVLNGVDRSTERTILDALEIQDPELAEEIKKRMFVFEDIVTLDNRAIQRVIRDVDNEDLKLSLKVASEEVREIVFKNMSARMADTFREEMEYMGPVRLRDVEESQSRIVGVIRRLEENGEIVIARGGGDDIIV comes from the coding sequence GTGGCAAGGCGGGATCAAACAAGACTATCAGGAAAACAAAAAGCGGCCATTCTCTTAATCTCACTTGGACCGGATGTGTCAGCTTCTGTATATAAACATTTATCTGAGGAAGAAATTGAAAGGCTTACTCTTGAAATTTCAGGGGTAAGGACTGTTGATTCCATAAAGAAGGAAGATATTTTAGAAGAATTTCATGAAATAGCGATGGCGCAAGATTTTATCTCCTCAGGAGGGATTGCCTATGCGAAGGAAGTGCTGGAGAGAGCGCTTGGTGGAGAGAGAGCAACATCAATAATCAGCAGGCTGACTTCTACACTGCAAGTGAAGCCATTTGATTTTGCAAGGAAAGCTGAACCGACCCAAATCCTGAATTTCATTCAAAATGAACATCCGCAAACCATTTCATTGATTCTGTCTTATCTCGATCCAACTCAAGCAGGTCAAATTCTATCTGAACTTCCGCAGGAGGTTCAAGCAGATATAGCAAGAAGAATTGCTGTAATGGACCGGACGTCACCTGAGATCATTTATGAGGTGGAACAAATACTGGAAAAGAAATTGTCTTCTGCCTTTACTCAGGACTACACCCAGACTGGCGGAGTCGAAGCGGTTGTAGAGGTACTGAACGGAGTGGACCGAAGCACGGAAAGAACAATTCTGGATGCCCTTGAAATTCAGGATCCTGAACTGGCGGAAGAAATAAAGAAACGGATGTTTGTATTTGAAGATATCGTTACACTCGACAACCGCGCTATACAGCGTGTCATACGTGATGTTGATAATGAAGATCTGAAGCTGTCTCTTAAAGTGGCCAGTGAAGAAGTTAGAGAGATTGTGTTTAAAAACATGTCTGCCAGAATGGCGGATACGTTCAGGGAAGAGATGGAATACATGGGTCCTGTCCGTTTGAGGGACGTTGAAGAATCACAATCGAGAATTGTTGGAGTCATTCGCAGACTGGAAGAGAATGGTGAAATCGTAATTGCCCGAGGCGGAGGAGACGATATCATTGTCTAA
- the fliH gene encoding flagellar assembly protein FliH, producing the protein MSKLIKSRFSSQQTKSAAIVPIMKMEDPLFTSEVMEETEQIKHAKRESEQIIRSAKAEEESIFQSIEMAKQNWELEKMTLEEQARESGYQEGLTYGRQDGYQQFSQAIYQANQLVELSRADYLEKVESAEETVVALAVKMAEKIIASSLNEKPDQMNEIVKQLLKEVKDYDEIKIFVHPDRYEYVRSQKDELKQLLTNEQELFLYMDEGLSPFDCFVETSFGRIDASVDTQLKQLEKQLLERLGEAESS; encoded by the coding sequence TTGTCTAAGCTTATCAAATCCCGATTTTCAAGTCAGCAGACTAAATCTGCTGCCATCGTTCCAATTATGAAAATGGAAGATCCCCTTTTTACATCGGAAGTGATGGAAGAGACCGAACAAATTAAACATGCGAAAAGAGAAAGTGAACAAATAATCAGGAGCGCTAAAGCTGAAGAGGAATCAATTTTTCAGTCAATTGAAATGGCGAAGCAAAATTGGGAACTGGAAAAAATGACTTTAGAAGAACAGGCAAGGGAGTCTGGCTACCAGGAAGGTCTGACATACGGCCGCCAGGATGGGTACCAGCAATTCTCTCAAGCCATTTATCAGGCGAACCAGCTTGTTGAGCTGTCTCGTGCAGATTATCTTGAAAAAGTAGAATCTGCAGAAGAGACGGTTGTCGCACTGGCTGTAAAAATGGCAGAAAAAATTATCGCATCCTCCTTAAATGAAAAGCCTGATCAAATGAACGAAATAGTTAAGCAGCTCCTAAAAGAAGTTAAGGATTATGATGAAATCAAAATTTTTGTCCATCCGGACCGATATGAGTATGTACGCTCACAGAAGGATGAATTAAAACAGCTTCTTACGAATGAACAGGAATTGTTTTTGTACATGGATGAAGGGTTATCCCCTTTCGATTGTTTTGTAGAAACATCATTCGGCAGAATTGATGCTTCTGTGGATACTCAGTTAAAGCAACTCGAAAAACAGCTTCTTGAAAGACTGGGGGAGGCGGAGTCATCATGA